In Quercus lobata isolate SW786 chromosome 12, ValleyOak3.0 Primary Assembly, whole genome shotgun sequence, a genomic segment contains:
- the LOC115971175 gene encoding QWRF motif-containing protein 9-like: protein MTYLEEWPLTDCDYSSSLSGATEALRASTLHLLVVGRAKADIQNVKDAICSAVDVMQAMASSICLLSSKVGNVNSLVAELSKLSVKERALLDHCKDLLSTNAAMQVTECSLRTHIVQLKRVPPS, encoded by the exons ATGACATATTTGGAAGAGTGGCCTCTTACGGACTGTGATTACTCCAGCTCTTTGTCAGGGGCTACTGAAGCTTTGAGGGCTAGCACTCTTCACCTTCTTGTTGTTGGTAGGGCAAAG GCTGATATCCAAAATGTGAAGGATGCCATTTGTTCAGCTGTTGATGTTATGCAGGCTATGGCATCCTCAATATGTTTATTATCATCAAag gTTGGGAATGTGAACTCTTTGGTAGCTGAACTCTCAAAGTTAAGTGTGAAAGAGCGTGCTTTGCTTGATCACTGCAAAGATCTCCTGTCAACAAATGCAGCCATGCAG GTGACAGAGTGTAGCTTGAGAACACATATTGTACAACTAAAGCGTGTACCTCCGAGCTGA